A window of the Euzebya pacifica genome harbors these coding sequences:
- a CDS encoding ABC transporter substrate-binding protein produces the protein MLAIIAVLALAAAACGGGESSTEDTADDTASEAEETDAEEPADEADAEDTEEEPADEPTETEDDAAEGEPTGDNTLVFGTTEQPSTIDPADVYEKLASDILFNTTNRLVEFSAETNEIGPGLAESYDISEDGLTYTFNLREGVVFQDGSEMTSEDVVWSINRSLNIAHPDGASFLIGSITSIEAPDDSTVVITISEPNSTFLARLNYTVATVLPSDSDVYTAPDAKLEAPSDDDAGAETLLDEAESYIVSDQIVGTGPYQMTDYQPGVSMTLERFEDYWGEAPAIDTVRIVFYESTTQMRNALAAGEIDMAVNDLDPTETSSLEGEEGIEILTDAGGRTSYMVVDVTQPPFDDPAVRRAVAATIDRQRIVDEAFEGQASPLFSMIPENFDVSADHISDIEVELSTDSPIEFELWYPADRYTNQAEVAEIISRSLNESGLFNVTTNTSEWATEYSTHLNDGAYPIYLLGWYPDYLDPDDYIEPFYHSEKTFIGFYGSEEMDSLITAEQEAEPGTPERAEIFDEIQQLAATDMPFIPLYSEGQEAYFNERVQGVEDTLGAAQQTWFYVLSLS, from the coding sequence ATGCTGGCGATCATCGCCGTCCTGGCGCTCGCGGCAGCGGCCTGTGGCGGCGGCGAGTCGTCCACTGAGGACACCGCTGACGACACCGCGTCCGAAGCCGAGGAGACCGACGCCGAGGAGCCCGCCGACGAGGCGGACGCCGAGGACACCGAGGAAGAGCCGGCCGACGAGCCGACCGAGACCGAGGACGACGCGGCCGAAGGCGAGCCCACGGGTGACAACACCCTGGTGTTCGGGACCACCGAACAGCCCTCGACCATCGACCCGGCCGACGTCTACGAGAAGCTGGCCTCCGACATCCTGTTCAACACCACCAACCGGCTGGTGGAGTTCTCCGCGGAGACCAACGAGATCGGGCCCGGCCTGGCCGAGTCCTACGACATCTCCGAGGACGGCCTGACCTACACCTTCAACCTCCGTGAGGGCGTCGTCTTCCAGGACGGCAGCGAGATGACCTCCGAGGACGTCGTCTGGTCGATCAACCGCTCCCTGAACATCGCGCACCCCGACGGTGCGTCGTTCCTGATCGGCTCCATCACCTCCATCGAGGCACCCGACGACTCCACCGTCGTCATCACGATCTCCGAGCCGAACTCGACCTTCCTGGCCCGCCTGAACTACACCGTGGCCACGGTCCTGCCGAGCGACTCCGACGTCTACACCGCACCGGACGCCAAGCTGGAGGCCCCCTCCGACGACGACGCCGGCGCCGAGACCCTGCTGGACGAGGCCGAGTCCTACATCGTCTCCGACCAGATCGTGGGCACCGGTCCCTACCAGATGACCGACTACCAGCCCGGCGTCTCCATGACGCTGGAGCGCTTCGAGGACTACTGGGGCGAGGCCCCCGCCATCGACACGGTCCGCATCGTGTTCTACGAGTCCACCACCCAGATGCGCAACGCCCTGGCTGCCGGTGAGATCGACATGGCCGTCAACGACCTCGACCCGACCGAGACGTCCTCCCTCGAGGGCGAAGAGGGCATCGAGATCCTGACCGACGCCGGTGGTCGTACGTCCTACATGGTGGTCGACGTGACCCAGCCGCCGTTCGACGACCCGGCAGTCCGCCGCGCCGTCGCTGCCACCATCGACCGTCAGCGCATCGTCGACGAGGCCTTCGAGGGCCAGGCGTCCCCGCTGTTCTCGATGATCCCCGAGAACTTCGACGTGTCGGCTGACCACATCTCCGACATCGAGGTCGAGCTGTCCACCGACAGCCCGATCGAGTTCGAGCTGTGGTACCCGGCGGACCGCTACACCAACCAGGCCGAGGTGGCCGAGATCATCAGCCGCTCGCTCAACGAGTCCGGCCTGTTCAACGTGACCACCAACACCTCCGAGTGGGCCACGGAGTACTCCACCCACCTCAACGACGGTGCCTACCCGATCTACCTGCTCGGCTGGTACCCCGACTACCTGGACCCCGACGACTACATCGAGCCCTTCTACCACTCCGAGAAGACCTTCATCGGCTTCTACGGTTCCGAGGAGATGGACTCGCTGATCACCGCGGAGCAGGAGGCCGAGCCGGGTACCCCGGAGCGCGCCGAGATCTTCGACGAGATCCAGCAGCTGGCGGCGACCGACATGCCGTTCATCCCGCTGTACTCCGAGGGCCAGGAGGCCTACTTCAACGAGCGCGTGCA
- a CDS encoding AAA family ATPase, with translation MSAGPAAPAVEAVADIYNRIEQGVSSVVQGKPQVIRLALIALLAEGHLLVEDVPGVGKTMLAKSIARSIACSVRRVQFTPDLLPSDITGTTVYNAETHDWEFKPGAVFANIVLGDEINRAGPKTQSALLEAMEEHTVTVDGTTHSLAVPFMVVATQNPIELDGTYALPEAQRDRFMMRVTIGYPSSDAELQILNTHGAGDAATTLQPVATAQEIAGLIDVVKHLHAADALKEYVVGIVRATREHPAVELGCSPRAGLALLRAGRAAAACLGRDYVVPDDVKALAPHVLSHRLILTPDARMAEVTPESVIADVLGQVPIPRR, from the coding sequence GTGTCAGCAGGACCAGCGGCGCCGGCGGTCGAGGCCGTCGCGGACATCTACAACCGCATCGAGCAGGGCGTCAGCAGCGTCGTGCAGGGCAAGCCACAGGTGATCCGGCTGGCCCTGATCGCGCTGCTCGCGGAGGGGCACCTGCTGGTCGAGGACGTGCCCGGCGTCGGCAAGACCATGCTGGCGAAGTCCATCGCCCGATCGATCGCCTGCTCGGTCCGACGGGTCCAGTTCACCCCCGACCTGCTGCCCAGCGACATCACGGGCACCACCGTCTACAACGCCGAGACCCACGACTGGGAGTTCAAGCCCGGTGCGGTGTTCGCCAACATCGTCCTCGGCGACGAGATCAACCGTGCCGGCCCGAAGACCCAGTCGGCGCTGCTGGAGGCGATGGAGGAGCACACCGTCACCGTGGACGGCACGACCCACTCCCTTGCGGTCCCCTTCATGGTCGTGGCCACGCAGAACCCGATCGAGCTCGACGGCACCTATGCGCTGCCCGAGGCGCAGCGCGACCGCTTCATGATGCGCGTCACCATCGGCTACCCCTCCTCCGACGCCGAGCTGCAGATCCTCAACACCCATGGCGCAGGTGATGCGGCCACGACCCTGCAGCCGGTCGCCACGGCCCAGGAGATCGCGGGCCTCATCGACGTCGTCAAGCACCTCCATGCCGCCGACGCCCTCAAGGAGTACGTCGTCGGCATCGTGCGGGCGACCCGTGAGCACCCCGCGGTGGAGCTCGGCTGCTCCCCCCGCGCGGGCCTGGCGCTCCTGCGGGCCGGCCGTGCCGCCGCCGCCTGCCTCGGCCGCGACTACGTCGTCCCCGACGACGTGAAGGCGCTGGCCCCGCACGTGCTGTCGCACCGCCTGATCCTCACCCCCGACGCCCGCATGGCCGAGGTCACCCCCGAGTCCGTCATCGCCGACGTGCTCGGCCAGGTGCCGATCCCTCGTCGATGA
- a CDS encoding DUF58 domain-containing protein: protein MLTGRGVSVALAAVLTWLIGRMLGIAELYAVAVACGAVLGLGVLYVRQTTSSVAARRLVETDRVVAGGEVHASLELRNDGRVPTPTLLVSEQLPESLWAAEQALPGEARFVIGGLGPGRVATAPYRARADARGRQQLGPVTVRIRDPFGVAERIRRYTAVQDVLVYPRIERLPDQQVSGTHMGSGSSDSRRVFATGDEFYTMREYVRGDDLRMVHWPSTAHRQTMMVRQMEQPWQAHATLHLDTRRSSHTDGPDGTLEHAVSIAASLVYHLADRGYAIRLVTDTDTGRGGPQPWAQSLDRLALLEPSDNTGMGPSVAATRGGEGLFVSVVGVPDGREDPAHHPDMRALFGVRGFGQRLVFVTGPRADDPRAVRAVQLLAAAGWQATLMTPGTPLAPRWVELMTPRSRHGARAGAAG, encoded by the coding sequence ATGCTGACGGGCCGCGGGGTGTCGGTCGCCCTTGCGGCGGTGCTCACCTGGCTCATCGGCCGGATGCTGGGCATCGCGGAGCTGTACGCCGTCGCCGTGGCCTGCGGGGCCGTGCTCGGCCTCGGCGTGCTCTACGTGCGGCAGACCACCTCGTCGGTGGCCGCGCGTCGGCTGGTCGAGACCGACCGCGTCGTCGCCGGGGGCGAGGTGCACGCCTCCCTGGAGCTCCGCAACGACGGGCGGGTCCCCACCCCGACCCTGCTGGTCAGCGAACAGCTGCCGGAGTCGCTCTGGGCTGCCGAGCAAGCCCTGCCGGGCGAGGCCCGCTTCGTCATCGGTGGGCTCGGCCCGGGCCGGGTCGCGACGGCGCCGTACCGCGCACGGGCCGATGCCCGTGGACGTCAGCAGCTGGGTCCCGTCACCGTCCGCATCCGCGATCCGTTCGGGGTCGCCGAGCGCATCCGCCGCTACACCGCCGTGCAGGACGTGCTGGTGTACCCGCGGATCGAACGCCTCCCCGACCAGCAGGTCTCGGGGACCCACATGGGGTCGGGCTCCAGCGACAGCCGGCGGGTGTTCGCGACGGGCGACGAGTTCTACACGATGCGGGAGTACGTCCGAGGCGACGACCTCCGCATGGTCCACTGGCCGTCCACCGCCCACCGGCAGACGATGATGGTGCGGCAGATGGAGCAGCCGTGGCAGGCGCACGCCACGCTGCACCTCGACACCCGCCGGTCCAGCCACACCGACGGCCCCGACGGCACCCTCGAACACGCCGTGTCCATCGCCGCGTCGCTGGTCTACCACCTGGCCGACCGCGGGTATGCGATCCGCCTGGTCACCGACACCGACACCGGCCGGGGCGGACCACAACCCTGGGCGCAGAGCCTGGACCGCCTCGCCCTGCTCGAGCCGTCCGACAACACGGGCATGGGGCCCTCGGTGGCCGCGACCCGTGGCGGCGAGGGCCTGTTCGTCTCCGTCGTCGGCGTGCCCGACGGACGCGAGGACCCAGCTCACCATCCCGACATGCGAGCCCTGTTCGGCGTCCGCGGCTTCGGGCAGCGGCTGGTCTTCGTCACCGGCCCGCGCGCCGACGACCCACGGGCGGTCCGGGCCGTGCAGCTGCTGGCAGCCGCCGGGTGGCAAGCCACCCTGATGACACCGGGCACACCGCTGGCCCCGCGCTGGGTCGAGCTGATGACCCCGCGGTCGCGCCACGGCGCGCGGGCAGGGGCTGCCGGATGA
- a CDS encoding transglutaminaseTgpA domain-containing protein → MSTPTLRRPASTARPPSLPDPFPTPGPAEHRPVSSRPAVSDDLLSLGLALLVLAALLPMRRVFIGTEWVRPVIGSAVLALGIGWGSRRLRVGPVTHLAMSIIGLLVFVTIAFLPATAAAGLLPTLRTLDALRDLFLYGLELVTLRPSPTFAEAGLLLLAVAGVWIIAYLADGMMFVLRSPLAAITAALVLWCVPLAVAPGGESIVVPGLAMLGAAGLLLLLGNANATGTWGKAVVAGTSSARTGPVPPMGWAMLTAAAVCGVLLAGALPGFQERPVYNVRGGSGTTITTNPIVNIRDRLVATNTGPVLRVDTDRPVYMRTTALDTFNEREEWGIDGTIGGSNVRGPVADPPSIPTETVQVEVLVEGIETGAILAPTPYLTTEVAGSRASDMRYDADLATLTVPGDAPLVRGDRYRVTASLPQPDAEVLRAVQPDPASPHTELPANVPQLVNDLAQQIVTSAGATTMFDRALAIQDHLRTWSYSTQPQLGSGSTFIERFINGQQGYCEQFAGTMAVMLRTMGIPSRLAVGYTPGTQGADGSWEVTNANAHAWVEVDFGELGWVAFEPTPRTDGNVLVPDGESVVPTRTVAMAQAEGDGVPDPVGPGELPQSRQTEDPLTGEDPLVPLGSEAPAGNGSGSASGTDDGGVPWLLVLLALAGVGAVALVGARGRMTPDRPPEERIERARLRAERVGAAVGRARRTGETDAEYFVRLSDGHPSGTALAGPSTRADFAPAVTVADARTAESAAGTIRSRLMGRASRTARARLAIREALSR, encoded by the coding sequence ATGAGCACCCCGACCCTGCGACGTCCCGCCTCGACCGCCCGGCCACCGTCCCTGCCGGACCCCTTCCCCACGCCCGGTCCGGCCGAGCACCGTCCGGTGTCGTCACGCCCCGCGGTGTCCGATGACCTGCTGAGCCTCGGCCTGGCGCTGCTCGTGCTGGCCGCCCTCCTGCCCATGCGACGGGTCTTCATCGGCACCGAATGGGTGCGGCCCGTCATCGGCAGCGCCGTCCTTGCGCTCGGTATCGGCTGGGGGTCGCGTCGGCTGCGTGTCGGTCCGGTCACCCACCTTGCGATGTCAATCATCGGCCTGCTGGTCTTCGTGACGATCGCGTTCCTTCCTGCGACCGCAGCCGCGGGCCTGCTGCCGACGCTGCGCACCCTCGACGCGCTGCGTGACCTGTTCCTCTACGGCCTGGAGCTCGTGACGCTCCGCCCCTCCCCCACCTTCGCCGAAGCCGGCCTGCTGCTGCTCGCCGTGGCCGGTGTGTGGATCATCGCCTACCTCGCCGACGGCATGATGTTCGTGCTGCGGTCGCCGTTGGCGGCCATCACCGCCGCCCTTGTCCTGTGGTGCGTGCCGCTTGCGGTCGCGCCCGGCGGCGAGTCCATCGTCGTGCCGGGACTGGCGATGCTCGGCGCCGCCGGACTGCTGCTGCTGCTCGGCAACGCCAACGCCACCGGCACGTGGGGCAAGGCCGTGGTCGCCGGCACCTCCTCGGCCCGGACCGGCCCGGTCCCGCCGATGGGCTGGGCGATGCTCACCGCAGCCGCGGTCTGCGGGGTGCTGCTGGCCGGGGCCCTGCCCGGATTCCAGGAACGGCCCGTCTACAACGTGCGCGGTGGCAGCGGCACGACGATCACGACGAACCCGATCGTCAACATCCGCGACCGCCTGGTGGCAACCAACACGGGACCGGTGCTGCGCGTCGACACCGACCGGCCCGTCTACATGCGAACCACCGCCCTCGACACGTTCAACGAACGCGAGGAATGGGGCATCGACGGCACGATCGGTGGCAGCAACGTCCGCGGCCCCGTGGCCGACCCGCCGTCCATCCCCACCGAGACGGTGCAGGTCGAGGTCCTGGTCGAGGGGATCGAGACCGGAGCGATCCTGGCCCCGACCCCGTACCTGACGACGGAGGTCGCGGGGTCGCGCGCCAGCGACATGCGCTACGACGCCGACCTGGCGACGCTCACCGTGCCCGGCGACGCACCGCTGGTCCGGGGTGACCGCTACCGCGTCACCGCATCGTTGCCCCAGCCCGATGCCGAGGTCCTCCGGGCCGTGCAGCCCGATCCGGCCAGCCCCCACACCGAGCTGCCGGCCAACGTGCCCCAGCTGGTCAACGACCTCGCACAGCAGATCGTGACCTCGGCAGGCGCGACCACGATGTTCGACCGCGCCCTGGCCATCCAGGACCACCTACGGACGTGGAGCTACTCCACCCAGCCGCAGCTGGGCAGCGGCAGCACGTTCATCGAGCGCTTCATCAACGGCCAGCAGGGCTACTGCGAGCAGTTCGCCGGGACGATGGCGGTGATGCTGCGCACCATGGGCATCCCCAGCCGCCTGGCCGTCGGCTACACCCCGGGCACCCAGGGCGCCGACGGCTCGTGGGAGGTCACCAACGCCAACGCCCACGCGTGGGTCGAGGTCGACTTCGGCGAGCTGGGCTGGGTGGCGTTCGAGCCCACTCCCCGCACCGACGGCAACGTCCTGGTCCCCGACGGCGAATCGGTCGTCCCCACCCGCACCGTGGCGATGGCGCAGGCCGAGGGCGACGGTGTCCCCGACCCGGTCGGCCCCGGCGAGCTGCCGCAGTCCCGCCAGACCGAGGATCCGCTGACCGGAGAGGACCCGCTGGTCCCGCTCGGCAGCGAGGCTCCCGCCGGAAACGGCTCGGGCTCCGCGTCGGGCACCGACGACGGTGGCGTCCCGTGGCTCCTCGTCCTGCTGGCCCTCGCCGGTGTGGGCGCGGTGGCGCTGGTCGGGGCCAGGGGCCGGATGACCCCGGACCGTCCACCCGAGGAGCGGATCGAACGTGCTCGTCTTCGCGCCGAACGGGTCGGGGCTGCGGTGGGGCGGGCCCGCCGCACCGGCGAGACCGACGCGGAGTACTTCGTGCGTCTGTCCGACGGCCACCCCTCCGGGACGGCACTGGCCGGTCCGTCGACCCGGGCGGACTTCGCCCCGGCCGTGACGGTGGCCGACGCCCGGACCGCCGAGAGCGCGGCGGGCACCATCAGGTCCCGGCTGATGGGTCGGGCCAGCCGGACCGCCAGGGCCCGGCTGGCCATCCGCGAGGCGCTCAGCCGTTGA
- a CDS encoding aldo/keto reductase gives MHRTTLSTMSTSALGLGCMGMTFAYAGADHDRSLRTLDRALEEGITLLDTADIYGPRTNEELLSGWLVDHRHEVELATKFGAYSLEVEGRSPDGRPEYVGRACDASLSRLGTDVIDLYYLHRVDPLVPIEETVGAMAELVTAGKVRHLGLSEASADTIRRAHAVHPITALQTEYSLWTRDIEADILPAIRELGIGLVAYSPLGRGMLTGTITAVDDLAEGDWRRTNPRFQGDNLQHNLDLVKAVTALAEEKGVTPAQLALAWVAAQGEDIVAIPGTTRPERVSENVAALDVQLTGGDLAALDRIAPLGAAAGGRYPEGAMRVLNG, from the coding sequence ATGCACCGAACCACGCTGTCCACCATGTCCACCTCCGCCCTCGGCCTCGGCTGCATGGGCATGACCTTCGCCTATGCAGGGGCCGACCACGACCGCAGCCTCCGCACCCTCGACCGTGCCCTCGAGGAGGGCATCACGCTGCTGGACACCGCAGACATCTACGGGCCCCGCACCAACGAGGAGCTGCTGTCGGGCTGGCTGGTCGACCACCGCCACGAGGTGGAGCTCGCCACCAAGTTCGGCGCCTACTCACTGGAGGTCGAGGGCCGCAGCCCCGACGGCCGTCCCGAGTACGTCGGGCGGGCGTGCGACGCCTCCCTCTCCCGGCTCGGCACCGACGTCATCGACCTGTACTACCTCCACCGCGTCGACCCGCTGGTGCCCATCGAGGAGACCGTCGGCGCCATGGCCGAGCTGGTCACCGCCGGCAAGGTCCGCCACCTCGGGCTGTCGGAGGCGTCCGCCGACACCATCCGACGGGCCCACGCCGTCCATCCGATCACCGCGCTGCAGACCGAGTACTCCCTGTGGACGCGTGACATCGAGGCCGACATCCTCCCGGCCATCAGGGAGCTGGGCATCGGCCTCGTCGCCTACAGCCCCCTGGGACGCGGCATGCTGACCGGCACCATCACCGCCGTGGACGACCTCGCCGAGGGCGACTGGCGCCGGACCAACCCCCGGTTCCAGGGAGACAACCTTCAGCACAACCTCGACCTCGTGAAGGCGGTCACGGCGCTCGCCGAGGAGAAGGGCGTCACCCCGGCGCAGCTGGCGCTGGCGTGGGTCGCGGCCCAGGGCGAGGACATCGTGGCCATCCCGGGCACGACCCGGCCCGAGCGGGTCAGCGAGAACGTCGCCGCACTCGACGTGCAGCTGACCGGTGGCGACCTCGCCGCCCTCGACCGGATCGCCCCGCTCGGTGCGGCCGCCGGTGGCCGCTACCCCGAGGGGGCGATGCGGGTCCTCAACGGCTGA
- a CDS encoding LysR family transcriptional regulator yields the protein MELDLGLVRTFVEVADTEHFGRAAGRLHLAQSAVSRRIQRLESQLGVSLLVRTSRSVVMTDAGQTFLTDARALLAAAEAARRRLTAHQRLEVAFVPGVSPSPVIAVLRADGHDLDIGMRRVQWYEQGDVLRTGGADVLLGRLPICGEGLRTEPLWTESRMVLLPTNHRLADRSTVQLADLAEEPMVRHDGPVAVSWDAEHNIDPRPDGRPVPRGPIVRTLEEKLEYVASGVALTILPSSASTLFERDDLVVVPVADAPPATVALAWPDDRQRLPAREVFLAAARTLRR from the coding sequence GTGGAGCTCGATCTTGGGTTGGTGCGCACCTTCGTGGAGGTGGCCGACACCGAACACTTCGGTCGGGCCGCGGGCCGGCTGCATCTCGCGCAGTCCGCGGTCAGCCGTCGGATCCAGCGGCTGGAGTCCCAGCTCGGGGTCTCACTGCTGGTGCGGACCAGCCGCTCGGTCGTGATGACCGACGCGGGCCAGACCTTCCTCACCGATGCCCGCGCCCTGCTGGCCGCAGCGGAGGCCGCTCGACGGCGCCTCACCGCCCATCAGCGGTTGGAGGTCGCGTTCGTCCCCGGGGTCAGCCCGAGCCCGGTGATCGCCGTCCTGCGGGCCGACGGCCACGACCTCGACATCGGCATGCGACGGGTGCAGTGGTACGAGCAGGGCGACGTGCTGCGCACCGGCGGGGCCGACGTGCTGCTCGGCCGCCTGCCGATCTGCGGGGAGGGGCTGCGCACCGAACCGCTGTGGACGGAGTCACGGATGGTGCTGCTGCCGACCAACCATCGCCTGGCGGACCGCTCCACGGTCCAGCTCGCTGACCTCGCCGAGGAGCCGATGGTGCGCCACGACGGCCCGGTCGCGGTCAGCTGGGACGCCGAGCACAACATCGATCCCCGGCCCGACGGGCGACCGGTGCCCCGCGGACCGATCGTGCGCACGCTCGAGGAGAAGCTGGAGTACGTGGCGTCCGGCGTCGCCCTGACGATCCTGCCGTCGTCGGCGTCGACGCTGTTCGAACGCGACGACCTCGTCGTGGTGCCCGTCGCGGATGCCCCGCCGGCGACCGTGGCGTTGGCGTGGCCCGACGACCGTCAGCGACTGCCCGCCCGTGAGGTGTTCCTGGCGGCTGCCCGCACGCTGCGGCGCTAG
- a CDS encoding DUF3040 domain-containing protein produces the protein MPLSDREQQILSEIESQLANEDSKFVKRIRRTPASLGRVRLRYAIVGLVLGLFMLLAIAINPWGPFVAFAGFVLMLVSAVAAGNQLKTLGEDRDSNLGGQLKGGFSRYMEGRRHPDGDGEG, from the coding sequence ATGCCCCTCTCGGATCGCGAACAACAGATCCTTTCCGAGATCGAGTCCCAGCTCGCCAACGAGGACTCCAAGTTCGTCAAGCGCATCCGTCGCACCCCTGCGAGCCTGGGCCGTGTCCGCCTGCGGTACGCCATCGTCGGACTGGTCCTCGGACTGTTCATGTTGCTGGCCATCGCGATCAACCCGTGGGGGCCCTTCGTCGCCTTCGCCGGCTTCGTCCTGATGCTGGTCAGCGCCGTCGCGGCCGGCAACCAGCTCAAGACCCTGGGCGAGGACCGCGACAGCAACCTCGGCGGCCAGCTCAAGGGCGGCTTCAGCCGCTACATGGAGGGACGGCGCCACCCCGACGGGGACGGCGAGGGCTAG
- a CDS encoding enoyl-CoA hydratase/isomerase family protein, with translation MSDRVVFEAAEDGVGTVTLNRPDKLNAMDQGVFDGLHEATDRAREAIEAGTVRAILVRAEGRAFSSGLDISLFGQQASGDKPADDWIAYLQQAFTGLEDLRVPVVAAIRGVAFGAGCQLALAAHMRLAAPDAELALLEAKWALVPDLGGLTRLPRVVGLGRAADMSMTARRVDAETALAWGLVDRVLPAEDFETTSRAFVAELAAGPTVAIGAVPGLLRRSYRAQREDMLAAERQHQQACLSSADFVEAATAAMQRRPPEFTGR, from the coding sequence ATGAGTGATCGCGTTGTGTTCGAGGCTGCCGAGGATGGTGTCGGCACCGTCACCCTGAACCGCCCCGACAAGCTCAACGCGATGGACCAGGGGGTCTTCGACGGGCTGCACGAGGCCACCGACCGGGCCCGGGAGGCGATCGAGGCAGGCACCGTCCGCGCGATCCTCGTGCGTGCCGAGGGGCGGGCCTTCTCCAGCGGCCTCGACATCAGCCTCTTCGGGCAGCAGGCGTCGGGGGACAAGCCCGCCGACGACTGGATCGCCTACCTGCAGCAGGCCTTCACGGGCCTGGAGGACCTGCGCGTTCCCGTCGTCGCCGCCATCCGCGGGGTCGCCTTCGGCGCTGGCTGCCAGCTGGCCCTCGCCGCCCACATGCGGCTCGCCGCCCCGGATGCGGAGCTGGCGTTGCTCGAGGCCAAGTGGGCGCTCGTCCCCGACCTCGGCGGCCTGACGCGGTTGCCGCGTGTCGTCGGGCTCGGCCGTGCGGCGGACATGTCGATGACCGCCCGTCGCGTGGACGCCGAGACGGCGCTGGCGTGGGGGCTCGTGGACCGCGTGCTGCCCGCCGAGGACTTCGAGACGACCAGCCGCGCGTTCGTGGCCGAGCTCGCCGCCGGCCCCACGGTCGCCATCGGCGCCGTCCCCGGCCTGCTGCGTCGGTCCTACCGTGCACAGCGCGAGGACATGCTCGCGGCCGAGCGGCAGCATCAGCAGGCCTGCCTCTCCTCAGCCGACTTCGTGGAGGCCGCCACGGCCGCGATGCAGCGCCGTCCCCCGGAGTTCACCGGCCGCTGA
- the dinB gene encoding DNA polymerase IV, with the protein MSIAEPILHVDMDAFYASVEVRERPELAGRPVLVGGTGGRGVVASASYEARAFGIRSAMPMARALRLCPHAVVVGSSFDLYGEVSAQLREIFESVTPMVEPLSLDEAFLDVSGSIRLFGEPVVIGELLRERIREELRLPASVGVAHNKFLAKLLSGKAKPDGLLHLPTEAALDYIAPLGVRDLWGVGAKTAERLEKFGIRTVAEVRAVPRDTMVRIVGEVGASHIADLAMARDPRTVQRHESTKGMGAEETFDADIDDPEVLRRELLRLSEKVSRRLRKHGVAGRTVTLKLRYANFSTITRSKTVDRPLDDATQLHRTVALLLDALRLERVRVRLVGVRVTNLVPAGAARQLSMTADDRWQQLERAADSARDRFGDGSVTRGALLDE; encoded by the coding sequence ATGTCCATCGCTGAACCCATCCTCCATGTCGACATGGACGCCTTCTACGCGTCGGTGGAGGTTCGTGAACGTCCCGAGCTGGCCGGCCGCCCCGTCCTGGTCGGCGGCACCGGTGGGCGGGGCGTCGTGGCCAGCGCGTCCTACGAGGCCCGGGCCTTCGGCATCCGGTCCGCCATGCCGATGGCGCGGGCGCTTCGGTTGTGCCCCCACGCGGTGGTCGTCGGCTCCAGCTTCGACCTGTACGGCGAGGTGTCGGCCCAGCTGCGGGAGATCTTCGAGTCCGTCACCCCCATGGTCGAACCGCTGTCGCTTGACGAGGCCTTCCTCGACGTCAGCGGCAGCATCCGCCTGTTCGGCGAACCCGTCGTCATCGGGGAGCTGCTGCGCGAACGGATCAGGGAGGAGCTGCGGCTGCCGGCGAGCGTGGGGGTGGCCCACAACAAGTTCCTCGCCAAGCTGCTGTCGGGGAAGGCCAAGCCTGACGGCCTGCTGCACCTCCCCACCGAGGCTGCGCTGGACTACATCGCCCCGCTCGGGGTGCGCGACCTGTGGGGCGTCGGTGCCAAGACGGCCGAGCGCCTGGAGAAGTTCGGCATCCGCACCGTTGCCGAGGTGCGTGCCGTGCCTCGCGACACGATGGTGCGCATCGTCGGTGAGGTCGGGGCCTCCCACATCGCCGACCTGGCGATGGCCAGGGATCCGCGGACGGTCCAACGACACGAGTCGACCAAGGGCATGGGTGCCGAGGAGACCTTCGACGCCGACATCGACGACCCCGAGGTGCTCCGGCGCGAGCTGCTGCGCCTGTCGGAGAAGGTGTCCCGACGGCTCCGCAAGCACGGCGTGGCCGGTCGTACCGTCACCCTGAAGCTGCGGTACGCCAACTTCTCCACCATCACCCGCAGCAAGACCGTCGACCGCCCCCTCGACGACGCCACCCAGCTACATCGCACCGTCGCGCTGCTGCTGGACGCCCTGCGGCTGGAACGGGTGCGGGTGCGGCTGGTCGGGGTCAGGGTCACCAACCTGGTGCCCGCCGGCGCCGCTCGGCAGCTCAGCATGACCGCCGACGACCGCTGGCAGCAGCTGGAACGTGCGGCGGACTCCGCTCGGGACCGCTTCGGCGACGGGTCGGTGACTCGCGGTGCCCTGCTCGACGAGTGA